DNA sequence from the bacterium genome:
CAGGTAGTCGCTCTCGTCCAGCGGCCCGGCGTCGGAGTGGTCCGCGTCCGTGTCCTTCCACAAAAAGCCCCCGTGGAAGCGGAAGTACTCCCCGGGCACGGCCATGCACCGCTTGATGAAGTCCGTCTCCACCTCCTTGAGCGTCCGCGGGTCGTAGGTCCAGTGGCGGAAGACGATGATGTCGCGCGGCTCGGGCTCGTTGAAGAGGTACACCAGGCGGTTCACCAGGAGGAAGTCCCCCTTCTCCAGGGTGGGGTACATGGAGGTGGAGGGGACCCAGGAGGCCTGGATGGCCACCTCGCGCAGGATGAGGGCGATGACGAGGGCGACGGCCAGGCCCTCGAGGAAGCGCAGGGTCTTGGAGAGCCGCCGGTGGTGCTCGCGATATTTGCGGAAGGGCCAGGTGACGACCTGAAGCCAGCGAGGCATCACCCGCTCCTTCCCGTCTTCTTTGGTTCGAGGCATGACCCGTCCTCGGTGGTTGGTTAAACTGAAGAACGCTCCGGGGGACCCCCCGGGTTCCCGAACGGGGTCAATGATAGCACACGGACGCGGCCCTTTGACACGCCCCACCCCCGATGCTATACTGCCGACGATGGTTCACCGTCTTGCGACGGACCCGCCCATGAACCCCGGCGAACACGTCTGCCCGAATCATCCCGCGAGCACGGCCGTCGGGGTCTGCATGAACTGCGGCCGCCTGGTCTGCTCCGAATGCCGGACCCGCCTGGACGGACGCAACGTCTGTCCCGAGTGCGCGGCCGAGCTGGAGGCGCGGGGTGGGCGGTGGAAATCGGCGGGCCGTATCGCCGTTTTAGCCCTGGTGGGGCTCGCCGTGGGGTACTGGTTGACCCGCCCCGGAGAGCTCCCGCCCGAGGTCCAACGCCTGGAGGAGGTTTCGGGGGCAGTCGAAAGCTTCCGGGACGACCTGGGCCGCTGGCCGCGGGGGCTGGGGGAGCTGATTGCGCGACCAGAGGGCGACGGGGGAGAGGGCGCGACGGGGGAAGCCCGCGCGGGAGAGGGAATGTCCCGTTGGA
Encoded proteins:
- the lepB gene encoding signal peptidase I, which encodes MPRTKEDGKERVMPRWLQVVTWPFRKYREHHRRLSKTLRFLEGLAVALVIALILREVAIQASWVPSTSMYPTLEKGDFLLVNRLVYLFNEPEPRDIIVFRHWTYDPRTLKEVETDFIKRCMAVPGEYFRFHGGFLWKDTDADHSDAGPLDESDYLRPEYIGKTFVPDPRETDFRSGEPFVDGVWYQVPVDCYLMLGDNRTRSADSRYWGFMAKDDIKGKAFVIYMSFAGPEGADNQMYLDLLDLPYYVTHLRLDRMMDTVK